The following are encoded in a window of Staphylospora marina genomic DNA:
- the veg gene encoding biofilm formation stimulator Veg has product MGKNALTEIKNALDGYIGQRIRLKANSGRRKTIERTGILEETYPSVFVVKLDEDHSFNRVSFSYADILTESVELTVFNKDNELIPVKYVKRN; this is encoded by the coding sequence ATGGGCAAAAACGCGCTAACCGAAATCAAAAACGCCCTTGACGGGTACATCGGGCAGCGGATCCGTCTGAAAGCGAACAGCGGTCGTCGCAAAACCATCGAGCGGACGGGAATCCTCGAAGAAACGTATCCTTCCGTGTTTGTGGTAAAACTGGATGAAGACCACTCCTTCAACCGGGTTTCGTTCAGTTATGCCGACATTTTGACCGAATCAGTGGAGCTCACTGTTTTCAATAAGGACAACGAGCTGATCCCAGTCAAATACGTCAAAAGGAACTGA
- the ispE gene encoding 4-(cytidine 5'-diphospho)-2-C-methyl-D-erythritol kinase, with protein sequence MERTDRRYDRMEGRVQMVSEKAPAKINLTLDARYKRPDGYHELEMVMTTVDLADRIDLEDRDGSSITLESSSGLVPQDERNLAYRAAALLREKTGVRRGVHIRIHKRIPVAAGLAGGSSDAAATLRGLNRLWKLGLSGRELADIGAEIGSDIPFCVHSGTAVAKGRGEILEPLPAPPPCWVVLAKPAHGVSTADVFGRLNVGAISERPDTEAMAEAVCSGDFDRITGLLGNVLEPVTMGMHPEVGKIKRKMLEFGAEGALMSGSGPTVFALVRKESKAKRLVNGLKGFCRQVFAVRMLGKPIDSLD encoded by the coding sequence ATGGAGAGGACGGACAGACGGTATGACCGGATGGAGGGAAGAGTGCAAATGGTTTCGGAAAAGGCGCCGGCCAAAATCAATCTGACGCTGGATGCGCGATACAAAAGGCCGGACGGATATCATGAACTGGAAATGGTGATGACAACCGTGGACCTGGCGGACCGGATCGATCTGGAGGACAGGGACGGCTCCTCCATCACCCTCGAATCCAGTTCGGGGCTGGTTCCGCAGGACGAACGGAACCTGGCATACCGGGCCGCGGCGCTTCTCCGGGAAAAAACGGGCGTGCGCCGGGGTGTACATATCCGCATTCACAAACGAATTCCGGTGGCGGCGGGATTGGCGGGCGGAAGCAGTGACGCCGCGGCCACGCTCCGGGGGCTCAACAGGTTGTGGAAGTTGGGACTGTCCGGACGGGAACTGGCGGACATCGGAGCCGAAATCGGCTCCGACATCCCGTTCTGCGTGCATTCCGGAACGGCTGTCGCCAAGGGGCGCGGAGAGATTTTGGAACCTCTTCCCGCGCCGCCGCCTTGTTGGGTGGTGCTCGCCAAACCGGCCCACGGCGTTTCCACCGCCGATGTGTTCGGACGGTTGAACGTCGGAGCCATCTCGGAGCGACCGGACACGGAAGCGATGGCGGAAGCGGTGTGCTCGGGGGATTTTGACCGGATCACGGGTCTTCTGGGAAACGTCCTGGAGCCGGTGACGATGGGCATGCACCCCGAAGTGGGGAAAATCAAACGAAAAATGCTGGAGTTCGGGGCGGAAGGGGCGCTCATGTCCGGCAGCGGCCCCACGGTGTTCGCGCTTGTGCGGAAGGAATCGAAGGCGAAAAGACTGGTGAACGGGCTGAAGGGATTCTGCCGGCAAGTGTTTGCCGTACGCATGTTGGGCAAGCCCATCGATTCTCTTGATTGA
- the rsmA gene encoding 16S rRNA (adenine(1518)-N(6)/adenine(1519)-N(6))-dimethyltransferase RsmA — translation MTDRPIAHRTRELLAAHGIRLKKSLGQNFLTDMHVLDKIVRAVDMSDRAGVLEIGPGIGALTERLAERAQKVVAVELDDRLVPVLRELFKSRPNVEIIHGDALKVDLQAIVQSSFEGVDEVHVAANLPYYVTSPILVRLLEERLGLKRIVIMIQKEVADRLTARPGTKDYGSLSVLVRYFAEAEEVARVPAHVFVPRPQVDSAVVKLTLRERPAVAVVNEPLFFRVVRAAFAQRRKTLSNTLHSALLSSREKREVEDWLKQAGIDPKRRGETLDLEEFAAITEVLDHAGITAER, via the coding sequence ATGACGGACAGACCGATTGCGCACAGGACTCGCGAATTGCTGGCCGCTCACGGGATCCGGCTGAAAAAGAGTCTGGGGCAGAACTTTTTGACGGACATGCATGTCCTGGATAAAATCGTCCGGGCCGTGGACATGTCCGACCGGGCAGGGGTGCTGGAGATCGGCCCCGGGATCGGGGCGCTCACGGAACGGCTGGCGGAGAGGGCCCAAAAAGTGGTCGCCGTGGAGCTCGACGACCGTCTCGTCCCCGTGCTTCGGGAATTGTTTAAATCCCGTCCCAACGTGGAAATCATACATGGGGACGCACTGAAGGTCGATTTGCAGGCGATTGTTCAATCATCGTTTGAAGGCGTGGACGAGGTGCATGTGGCGGCCAACCTTCCGTACTATGTCACCTCGCCGATTCTGGTCCGGCTTCTGGAGGAGCGACTCGGCCTGAAACGCATCGTCATCATGATCCAGAAAGAAGTGGCCGACCGGTTGACCGCCCGGCCGGGGACCAAGGATTACGGCAGCCTTTCGGTGCTGGTGCGCTATTTTGCGGAAGCGGAAGAAGTGGCGCGTGTGCCTGCTCACGTGTTTGTGCCGCGGCCCCAGGTGGATTCCGCGGTGGTGAAACTGACCCTGCGTGAGCGGCCGGCGGTCGCCGTGGTCAACGAACCGTTGTTCTTCCGGGTGGTCAGAGCCGCATTTGCCCAGCGGAGAAAGACGCTTTCAAACACGCTGCATTCCGCCCTTTTGTCTTCCAGGGAGAAGCGGGAAGTGGAAGACTGGTTGAAGCAGGCAGGCATTGATCCGAAGCGGCGCGGCGAGACACTCGATCTTGAAGAATTCGCAGCCATCACCGAAGTTCTGGATCACGCAGGCATCACGGCAGAGCGCTGA
- the spoVG gene encoding septation regulator SpoVG, whose protein sequence is MEITDVRLRRVNKEGRMRAIASITIDSEFVIHDIRVIDGNNGMFVAMPSKRTPDGEFRDIAHPICQESREKIEAAVLGEYYRVGELEALNEEKQEMEKAVNVE, encoded by the coding sequence ATGGAAATCACGGATGTTCGTCTTCGCAGGGTCAACAAGGAAGGGCGGATGCGAGCCATCGCCTCCATAACCATCGATAGCGAATTTGTCATTCATGATATCCGCGTGATCGACGGGAACAACGGCATGTTTGTGGCGATGCCGAGCAAGCGGACTCCCGACGGCGAGTTCCGCGACATTGCTCATCCGATCTGTCAGGAAAGCCGCGAGAAGATCGAGGCCGCCGTGCTGGGGGAATATTACCGGGTCGGTGAGCTCGAAGCGTTGAATGAAGAGAAACAAGAGATGGAAAAAGCCGTCAACGTGGAATGA
- a CDS encoding RidA family protein, with product MKPVQTSEAPRAIGPYSQAVVTGDLIFTSGQIPLTPDGELVEADIVKQTHQVIQNVRAVLRAAGSDLDRVVKTTLFIKDMNQFAAINDVYAEYFSDHKPARSCVEVARLPKDVLIEMEVIALKK from the coding sequence TTGAAACCCGTGCAAACTTCCGAAGCCCCCCGGGCGATCGGACCGTACTCCCAGGCGGTCGTGACGGGGGATCTCATCTTCACTTCCGGGCAGATTCCCCTGACGCCGGACGGAGAGTTGGTGGAAGCGGACATCGTCAAGCAGACGCACCAAGTGATTCAAAACGTGCGCGCCGTGCTCAGGGCGGCCGGCAGCGACCTGGACCGCGTGGTGAAAACCACGTTGTTCATCAAAGACATGAATCAGTTTGCCGCCATCAATGACGTGTATGCCGAATATTTTTCGGATCACAAGCCGGCCCGCTCCTGCGTTGAAGTGGCCCGTCTGCCGAAAGACGTCCTCATCGAGATGGAAGTCATCGCCCTGAAGAAATGA
- a CDS encoding small, acid-soluble spore protein, alpha/beta type: MPRRRGIMSDALKAELAKELGFYDVVQREGWGGITTRDAGNLVKLAIQKAEQQLARKGAGPA; the protein is encoded by the coding sequence TTGCCGAGAAGACGGGGAATCATGTCCGACGCATTGAAAGCAGAATTGGCCAAGGAACTCGGATTTTACGACGTGGTGCAGCGTGAAGGTTGGGGAGGCATCACCACCCGTGATGCAGGGAACCTGGTGAAACTGGCCATTCAAAAGGCAGAACAACAATTGGCCCGCAAAGGGGCCGGTCCCGCGTGA
- a CDS encoding ribonuclease H-like YkuK family protein, translating to MYFIHPRKGRRTLPQMMDDIQEYVGEEPGASYKVIIGTDSQTRENETVFVTAVIIRKLGKGAIFFYTKHRHSPIHDLRWRIYRETEYSLKCTEMLKEHGFFGFAADMPMEIHLDVGQQGDTRMLIQEVVGWVTSVGYTAKIKPESYAASAVADRFTK from the coding sequence GTGTATTTCATACATCCTCGCAAGGGGAGGCGCACGCTCCCGCAGATGATGGACGACATCCAGGAATACGTCGGGGAGGAACCCGGCGCTTCCTATAAAGTGATCATCGGCACCGATTCCCAGACCCGGGAAAACGAAACGGTGTTTGTCACCGCCGTGATCATCAGAAAACTGGGCAAAGGTGCCATTTTTTTCTACACCAAGCACAGGCACTCGCCGATTCATGATCTGCGTTGGAGAATCTACCGTGAGACGGAGTACAGCCTCAAATGTACGGAAATGCTCAAGGAACACGGGTTTTTCGGTTTTGCGGCGGACATGCCGATGGAAATTCATCTCGACGTGGGGCAACAGGGCGATACGCGCATGCTGATCCAGGAAGTGGTGGGATGGGTGACGTCGGTCGGATACACGGCCAAAATCAAGCCGGAATCTTATGCCGCCAGCGCCGTGGCCGACCGCTTTACCAAATGA
- the purR gene encoding pur operon repressor — protein sequence MEKWKRSARLVDMTRQLLGEPRRLIPLTAFAQRYQAAKSSISEDLDIIDDVLRAEGGGELETLAGAAGGVRYLPGIHASHAMKIVEKLCGKLSDADRLLPGGFLYVSDLLGDPVLLSEIGRIFASVFARKTVDAVMTVETKGIPLAYATAFYLRVPVVIARYGYRVTEGSVVTVNTVSGSGGTMRQLSLSKRSLAQGSRVLIIDDFMKGGGTVRGMMDLLSEFQAEVAGIGVMLESRTEQRLVDSWVSLAQVKEVDMNKRRIEVVPGNVFDPEGGLIPC from the coding sequence ATGGAAAAATGGAAGCGAAGCGCGAGATTGGTTGACATGACCCGGCAATTGCTGGGTGAGCCCCGCCGGCTGATCCCACTCACCGCTTTCGCTCAACGGTATCAGGCGGCCAAATCCTCGATCAGCGAGGACTTGGACATCATCGATGACGTGCTTCGCGCCGAAGGTGGAGGAGAACTGGAGACGCTCGCCGGTGCGGCGGGGGGTGTCCGGTATCTTCCGGGCATTCACGCCTCCCACGCGATGAAGATTGTGGAGAAGCTTTGCGGGAAACTGTCCGACGCGGACCGGTTGCTTCCCGGGGGATTCCTTTACGTATCCGATCTCTTGGGAGATCCCGTTCTCCTGTCAGAGATCGGCCGGATCTTCGCTTCCGTTTTTGCCCGGAAGACCGTGGATGCGGTGATGACGGTGGAGACCAAAGGCATACCGCTCGCTTATGCCACCGCCTTTTATCTGCGGGTGCCCGTGGTGATTGCCAGATACGGATACAGGGTGACCGAAGGTTCCGTGGTCACGGTGAACACCGTATCCGGTTCCGGAGGGACCATGCGTCAACTTTCCCTGTCCAAGCGCAGTCTGGCCCAGGGATCCCGCGTGCTCATCATCGATGATTTCATGAAGGGCGGAGGAACCGTTCGGGGAATGATGGACCTGTTGTCCGAATTTCAGGCGGAAGTGGCCGGAATCGGCGTGATGTTGGAATCGCGGACCGAGCAGCGGCTGGTGGATTCCTGGGTGTCACTCGCCCAGGTGAAGGAAGTGGACATGAACAAGCGGCGGATCGAAGTGGTTCCCGGCAACGTGTTTGATCCCGAAGGAGGACTGATCCCGTGTTGA
- a CDS encoding TatD family hydrolase: protein MLFDTHVHLNDAKFDEDRDEVIRRAREEFGVRMMLNVGYNRETIEGTLRLAETHDFIYAAVGWHPHDAKDCTDEDLAWIRELTSHPKVVALGEMGLDYYWDNSPRDTQAEIFRKQIALARETGLPIIIHCRDAYEDVIRILREERAHETGGVMHCFGADADIMKACLDLGFHIGLGGPVTFKNASLPREIARLVPLDRLLIETDCPYLAPHPYRGKRNETGYVRLVAEKIAEVRGMTAEELARVTFDNAFRLFLSDRAGGADVR from the coding sequence ATGTTGTTCGACACCCATGTTCATCTGAACGATGCCAAATTCGACGAAGACCGCGACGAGGTGATCCGCCGGGCGCGCGAGGAATTCGGTGTGCGGATGATGCTGAATGTGGGATACAACCGGGAGACGATCGAGGGCACGCTCCGGTTGGCCGAAACCCATGATTTCATTTATGCCGCGGTCGGCTGGCATCCGCATGACGCCAAAGACTGCACGGACGAGGATCTGGCATGGATCCGGGAACTCACGAGTCATCCCAAGGTGGTCGCGCTCGGCGAAATGGGGCTGGACTATTATTGGGACAATTCCCCGCGCGACACGCAAGCGGAGATCTTTCGCAAACAGATTGCCCTGGCGCGGGAAACGGGCCTTCCCATCATCATTCATTGCCGGGACGCTTATGAGGATGTGATCCGGATTCTTCGGGAGGAACGGGCTCACGAGACGGGCGGGGTGATGCACTGTTTCGGAGCGGACGCGGACATCATGAAGGCATGCCTCGATCTGGGGTTCCACATTGGACTCGGCGGACCGGTCACGTTCAAGAACGCCTCCCTGCCCCGGGAAATTGCCCGGTTGGTGCCGTTGGACCGGTTGCTCATCGAGACCGATTGCCCGTATCTCGCCCCCCATCCGTACCGGGGCAAGCGGAACGAAACGGGGTATGTCCGCCTGGTGGCCGAGAAAATCGCCGAGGTTCGGGGCATGACGGCGGAAGAGCTGGCCCGCGTCACGTTTGACAACGCCTTCCGGCTGTTCCTCTCGGATCGCGCGGGCGGGGCGGATGTCCGATGA
- the metG gene encoding methionine--tRNA ligase: MSEKRTYYITTPIYYPSNKLHIGHAYTTVAGDAMARYKRLRGYDVMYLTGTDEHGQKIQKNAAKAGKTPQEFVDGIVKGIRELWDRLDISYDDFIRTTEPRHKTVVQKIFKKLLDQGDIYLGEYEGWYCVECESFFTERQAKEEKCPDCGRPVEKIREKSYFFRMSKYVDRLLKHYEEHPTFIMPESRKNEMIRNFIEPGLEDLSISRTTFDWGVKVPDDPEHVVYVWLDALTNYITAIGYLSEDPAKREAFEKYWPADVHLVGKDIVRFHTIYWPIFLMALGLPLPKQVFAHGFFTVRGEKMSKSKGNVIDPVPLIERYGLDAVRYYLLREVPFGADGVFTPEAFVERTNADLANDLGNLLHRTLTMVEKYLDGVSPGMTQAETGHEEALRKLATDTVKRVEDAMDTLQFSVALSAIWELVRAGNKYIESTQPWNLAKDPEKKPVLENVLYHLLEVLRMVSVMIRPFLTRTPQKMWEQLGIEEGPLTAWDPLGSFGAFPAGIRIRKGSPLFPRLDVKEEIEAILNMIGGTGAVNTEETKATEKKEEKTAQIEGVIGIDDFFKVELRVAEVVEAERMKNADRLLKLQLDLGTERRQVVSGIAQFYKPEELVGQKLICVSNLKPVKLRGELSQGMILAASEGDRLVLATVSGDIPNGTRVK, encoded by the coding sequence GTGAGTGAGAAACGCACGTATTACATCACCACCCCGATTTATTACCCCAGCAACAAACTGCACATCGGTCATGCCTATACGACGGTGGCCGGGGATGCCATGGCGCGTTACAAGCGGTTGCGCGGGTATGACGTCATGTATTTGACCGGCACGGATGAACACGGGCAAAAGATCCAGAAAAACGCCGCGAAAGCCGGCAAAACACCGCAGGAGTTCGTGGACGGGATCGTCAAGGGAATCCGCGAACTGTGGGACAGACTGGACATCTCCTATGACGACTTCATCCGGACCACGGAGCCTCGCCACAAAACCGTTGTCCAGAAGATCTTCAAGAAGCTGCTGGACCAGGGAGACATTTATCTGGGCGAGTATGAAGGCTGGTACTGCGTGGAGTGCGAATCGTTTTTCACCGAGCGGCAGGCCAAGGAGGAGAAGTGTCCCGATTGCGGCCGTCCCGTGGAGAAAATCCGGGAGAAAAGCTATTTCTTCCGCATGAGCAAATACGTGGACCGGCTTTTGAAGCACTATGAGGAACATCCGACGTTCATCATGCCGGAGTCCCGCAAAAACGAGATGATCCGGAACTTCATCGAACCGGGGCTGGAAGATCTCAGCATTTCCCGCACCACGTTCGACTGGGGCGTGAAGGTGCCCGATGATCCCGAACATGTGGTGTATGTTTGGCTGGACGCGCTCACCAACTACATCACCGCCATCGGCTATCTGAGCGAAGATCCGGCCAAACGGGAAGCGTTCGAAAAGTACTGGCCGGCCGACGTTCATCTTGTCGGCAAGGACATCGTCCGCTTCCACACCATCTACTGGCCGATCTTCCTGATGGCGCTCGGTCTTCCGCTGCCGAAGCAGGTGTTCGCGCACGGGTTCTTCACCGTTCGCGGAGAAAAAATGTCGAAATCCAAAGGAAATGTGATCGATCCCGTTCCGCTGATTGAACGGTACGGATTGGATGCCGTCCGGTACTACTTGCTGCGGGAAGTGCCGTTCGGAGCCGACGGGGTCTTCACGCCGGAAGCCTTCGTTGAACGGACCAATGCCGACCTGGCCAACGATTTGGGCAACCTGTTGCACCGGACGCTCACCATGGTGGAAAAATACCTGGACGGCGTTTCGCCGGGCATGACGCAGGCGGAGACCGGCCATGAAGAAGCGCTGCGCAAACTGGCGACCGATACCGTCAAGCGGGTGGAAGATGCCATGGACACCCTGCAATTCTCGGTGGCACTGAGCGCGATCTGGGAACTGGTCCGCGCCGGCAACAAGTACATCGAATCGACCCAGCCGTGGAATCTGGCCAAGGATCCGGAGAAGAAACCGGTTTTGGAAAACGTGCTGTACCATTTGCTCGAAGTGCTTCGCATGGTCAGCGTGATGATCCGTCCGTTCCTCACCCGGACTCCGCAAAAAATGTGGGAGCAACTGGGGATCGAGGAGGGGCCGCTCACCGCATGGGATCCGCTCGGAAGTTTCGGAGCATTTCCCGCCGGAATCCGGATCCGCAAGGGAAGTCCGCTGTTCCCGCGTCTGGACGTGAAAGAAGAAATCGAAGCCATCCTGAACATGATTGGAGGAACGGGTGCCGTGAACACCGAAGAAACCAAGGCGACGGAGAAAAAAGAAGAAAAAACGGCACAAATCGAAGGGGTCATCGGCATCGATGATTTCTTCAAAGTGGAACTGCGGGTGGCCGAGGTGGTGGAGGCCGAGCGGATGAAGAATGCCGACCGCCTGCTGAAACTTCAGCTCGACCTCGGAACGGAGCGCCGTCAGGTCGTCTCCGGCATCGCCCAATTCTACAAACCGGAAGAGCTCGTGGGGCAAAAGTTGATCTGCGTGTCCAACCTGAAACCGGTCAAACTTCGGGGGGAACTTTCGCAAGGCATGATCCTTGCGGCTTCCGAAGGAGATCGCCTCGTGCTGGCCACCGTTTCCGGAGACATTCCGAACGGAACCCGCGTGAAGTGA
- the rnmV gene encoding ribonuclease M5: MKDPGQASIREVIVVEGKNDTAAVRRALGADTIETGGSAIDDRVLREIRRAHEARGVIVFTDPDHEGERIRRVISREIPGVKHAFLPRDKALGKGKVGVEHASPEAIREAVERVRSTWSGAEEPPLTWEEYVDTGFSGMPDSREFRRRVAELLGIGYANARQFYRRLHLLGVGREELREAIREARKEIDG; this comes from the coding sequence ATGAAAGATCCGGGTCAGGCAAGCATCCGGGAAGTCATCGTCGTGGAGGGAAAGAATGACACGGCGGCCGTTCGCAGGGCCCTCGGGGCCGACACGATCGAGACCGGCGGATCGGCCATCGATGACAGGGTGTTGCGCGAAATCAGGAGGGCGCACGAAGCCCGGGGCGTGATCGTGTTCACGGACCCGGATCATGAGGGGGAACGGATCCGGCGGGTGATCTCCCGGGAAATTCCCGGGGTGAAGCATGCGTTTCTTCCGCGGGACAAGGCCCTCGGCAAAGGGAAGGTGGGCGTGGAACACGCTTCGCCCGAAGCCATCCGGGAAGCCGTGGAGCGCGTGAGAAGCACGTGGAGCGGGGCGGAAGAGCCCCCGCTCACCTGGGAAGAATATGTGGACACGGGGTTTTCCGGGATGCCCGATTCCAGGGAGTTTCGCCGGCGGGTGGCGGAACTTCTCGGCATCGGGTATGCCAATGCAAGGCAGTTTTACCGCCGTCTTCATCTGCTGGGAGTCGGGCGGGAAGAGCTTCGCGAGGCGATCCGGGAGGCAAGGAAGGAGATCGACGGATGA
- the lepB gene encoding signal peptidase I has protein sequence MADTKNSLREWSVAIVSAVAISFVIRFFLFTPYEVHGASMEPTLKGDELLIVNQWIYKVKKPEYGDIIVFKNKEENRDFIKRVIGLPGDVIEFKGGEVYRNGQLLDEPYIIESAKHRQNHGEQRREVVPPGKLYVMGDNRLNSKDSRTIGPISMEEVIGRADVVILPVKEMRLLTKQK, from the coding sequence ATGGCTGACACGAAAAATTCCCTGAGGGAATGGAGCGTTGCCATTGTTTCGGCTGTCGCAATCTCCTTCGTCATCCGTTTTTTCCTGTTCACGCCCTATGAGGTTCACGGCGCTTCCATGGAACCGACGCTGAAGGGCGATGAACTGTTGATTGTCAACCAGTGGATTTACAAGGTGAAGAAGCCGGAATACGGGGATATCATCGTGTTCAAAAACAAGGAAGAAAACCGTGATTTCATCAAGCGGGTCATCGGGCTCCCGGGAGACGTGATCGAATTCAAGGGCGGAGAAGTGTACCGGAACGGCCAACTGCTCGATGAACCGTACATCATCGAGTCAGCCAAACATCGGCAAAATCACGGGGAACAAAGACGGGAGGTAGTTCCGCCGGGAAAATTGTACGTCATGGGGGACAACCGTCTGAACAGCAAAGACAGCCGCACGATCGGACCCATTTCCATGGAAGAAGTGATCGGACGGGCGGATGTGGTGATTCTCCCCGTCAAGGAAATGCGCCTTCTCACCAAACAAAAATGA